The genome window TCATCGGCCTGGGCATTGGCCGCGGCACGGCGGATTTGTGCGTCGCTCGCATCGGGGCGGCCATAGGCGATGTTGTCGCGAATGGAGCGGTGCAGCAGGGACGTATCCTGGGTGACCATGCCGATGGCGCTGCGCAGGCTGTCCTGCGTCACCTGCGCGATATCTTGCCCGTCAATGCGGATCTGTCCGCTGTCGACATCATAGAAGCGCAGCAGCAAGTTGATGAGCGTAGATTTGCCCGCGCCGGAGCGGCCCACCAGGCCGATTTTCTCGCCCGGGCGAATGTTCAGGCTCAAGCCATTGAGCACCTGGCGTTCGCCATTGTAGTTGAAGCTCACATTGTCGAAGGTGACCGCTCCGCCGGAAGTCACCAGCACCCCCGCGTCCGGCGCATCCTGCACCTTGGGGCCGCGGGTAAGGGTGGCCATGCCATCCTGCACGGTGCCGATGCTCTCGAACAGCGAGGTCATTTGCCACATGATCCAGTGCGACATGCCGTTGATACGCAACGCCATGGCGGTGATCGCCGCCACGGCACCGGCACCGACGTCGCCCTGGTGCCACAGCCAGAGGGCATAACCGCCTGCCGCCATGATCAACCCCACCACCAACGCCTGGTTGACGATCTCGAATTGGCTGACCAGACGCATCTGGCGAAAGCCGGTCTGTTTGAAATCCTCCATGGCCGCGCGCGCGAAGTGCGCTTCACGATTGGAGTGGGAGAACAGCTTCACGGTCGTGATGTTGGTGTAGGCGTCCGAGATACGTCCGGTCATCGAAGAGCGCGCATTGGCCTGTTCCTGTCCGACTTTCCCCAGGCGGGGCACGAAGTAGAGCATGGCCAGCCCGAACAGCACGATCCAGGCCACGAAAGGCAGCATCAGTTTCAGGGCGAAGCCACCGGCCAATGCGATGATGGCGATGAAATACACGCCGATTCCGGGGGCGATCTCGATCAGGGTGAACAGCACGTCACGCACGGCCAGCGCAGTCTGCATCACCTTGGTGGTGACCCGGCCAGAGAACTCGTCGGAAAAAAACGACAGGCTTTGCCGCAGCATCAGGCGGTGGAAGTCCCAGCGCAGCCGCAACGGCAGATTGATCGCCAATACCTGGTGCTGCACCATGGTACGCAACGCTACCAGCCCGATGCTGGCCAGCATGACGAGGCCCATGCCCCACAGCACGCGACTTTCCTGCGCCGCCGCCTCACCGCCGGCCTGCCAGGTCGAGAGCAGGTCCAC of Pseudomonas fluorescens contains these proteins:
- a CDS encoding ABC transporter ATP-binding protein gives rise to the protein MLRVFEQRLDPFPPDEVPPPPEGLARFLWACTRGARGYILAFALLSAGVSIYEAWLFSFLGQVVDLLSTWQAGGEAAAQESRVLWGMGLVMLASIGLVALRTMVQHQVLAINLPLRLRWDFHRLMLRQSLSFFSDEFSGRVTTKVMQTALAVRDVLFTLIEIAPGIGVYFIAIIALAGGFALKLMLPFVAWIVLFGLAMLYFVPRLGKVGQEQANARSSMTGRISDAYTNITTVKLFSHSNREAHFARAAMEDFKQTGFRQMRLVSQFEIVNQALVVGLIMAAGGYALWLWHQGDVGAGAVAAITAMALRINGMSHWIMWQMTSLFESIGTVQDGMATLTRGPKVQDAPDAGVLVTSGGAVTFDNVSFNYNGERQVLNGLSLNIRPGEKIGLVGRSGAGKSTLINLLLRFYDVDSGQIRIDGQDIAQVTQDSLRSAIGMVTQDTSLLHRSIRDNIAYGRPDASDAQIRRAAANAQADEFISQLSDRQGHTGYDTLVGERGIKLSGGQRQRVAIARVMLKNAPILLLDEATSALDSEVEVAIQESLDEMMQGKTVIAIAHRLSTIAAMDRLIVMDDGRIIEQGTHSELLAKNGIYARLWHHQSGGFLGEDRWVGEAMDQV